CTACGTGGATCACTCCCACGAGATCGACGCTCTGCCCCTCGTAAGCCGTATCGGGCTTCCCTTCGAAGTGAACGATCGCCGTTTGCAGAGCAACGGGAGTCCCGTCTGCGTCACGCTTGATACGAACATATTGACTGGCGTCTGCTTCGTCGCCGTCTGTTGCTGGCGAGTCAGGCCCCGCTTCGAGCGGGCCGTCGGATTCCTCGCTGGCAGCGGCCGACTGCTCTGCTGGAACCGGCGGAGCCACGTTGTCCTGCGCCATGGCGATACGCGCCGCAGCGAGCTGCCATCCGATCAGCAGGATCGTTCCGGCGATGCAAACAATTTTTTTAAGGTAACTCGGCACGCGGGTACTCCGGTAGCGGGATTTCGTGATAAACTCGAATAGATACCATCCTAGCACACACCAATCCATTTTCGGATAGCTCTGGACGGGTAATCGTCGCGGTTTCCACTGGGGTGTTGCATTGCCTCGAGTGGACACATGAAGCCATCGTCGCCAAAGCAATTTAGCGTACGTGCCCTCGCGGCGAGCCTGTCTGCGACGCAAATCGAGCCTGGAAAACAATTGGCGCGTAAATTGCTGACGATGGCCTTCGCAACGTGATTTCCAGGCCCTTGCGACGAAAGTACATCCATGTCCACCGCACCACTTCACCACCCGTTGACCGATTCATTCCCACGCCGCGGACACTCTGAGAATACTGCTTGGTCGGGGTCGGTTGGCTCGACCGATGTCAGTCAGGTCTCGCGGCGAACCTGGTGGTGCATGTTTTTCGCGAGTACCACGGCGCTGCTCACCAGTGCCTACCTGGCCTGGTCCTCCCTCACATCATCGCCCATCGCCGGCTGTAGCGGAGGAAGTGTGTTTGATTGCAACCACGTTCTCCACAGTCGTTGGTCTTCAGTAATGTCGATTCCCGTCAGTCTGCCCGCGATGGCTACTCACGGTCTCATTCTGGGAATGCTGTGTTGGAACGCGACGACGGCTCGCAGCTCACAGATTCGTTGGCGATTAGTCGGTTTCGCTGCGTTGCTCGCCGGCGGCGCAGCAGTTTGGTTCACCGGTTTGCAGATTTTTGCCCTGGGGCACCTCTGCAAATACTGTTTGGTGGCCCACGCTGGCGGTCTCGTCGTCGCGGGGGCGTTCCTCTACAGTCGTCCTGTTTCAAAGACGGCGTTGAAGTGGATTACCTTGGCGGCAGCTGGTTCACTGGCGGGCTTGATTGGTGTGCAATATGCCGCAGAGCCACCGCAAACTTTCGAAATTATCGAATATGACACGCCGCAGCCTGCTGTGATTGATCCGGCCGTGCCAGCGAGCGACGAGGGGATGGGCGATGATGATTTCTTCGCCC
The window above is part of the Allorhodopirellula heiligendammensis genome. Proteins encoded here:
- a CDS encoding vitamin K epoxide reductase family protein, which encodes MSTAPLHHPLTDSFPRRGHSENTAWSGSVGSTDVSQVSRRTWWCMFFASTTALLTSAYLAWSSLTSSPIAGCSGGSVFDCNHVLHSRWSSVMSIPVSLPAMATHGLILGMLCWNATTARSSQIRWRLVGFAALLAGGAAVWFTGLQIFALGHLCKYCLVAHAGGLVVAGAFLYSRPVSKTALKWITLAAAGSLAGLIGVQYAAEPPQTFEIIEYDTPQPAVIDPAVPASDEGMGDDDFFAPPASANLQSALELRIDRWQSESLPRLVNAIANPATLLMAQVEAAPEKTKATATILNGIKLHTDAWPLVGDPDAKMVFVEMFDYTCSHCQETHKSLAAACKHFGDDLAVITLPVPMDQSCNSTVRSTSAEHRDACNLAKLAVAVWLVDHAKFAEFHDYLFESKPNYAAALTHASTVVDKDKLDSVLAGTVPSDYISKHVSLYKRAGAGTIPKMLFPRTTTVGAVSSSQTLIDMINRYL